The following coding sequences lie in one Drosophila bipectinata strain 14024-0381.07 chromosome XR, DbipHiC1v2, whole genome shotgun sequence genomic window:
- the LOC108133658 gene encoding uncharacterized protein, which produces MSSFKQIKHLSPKERLDFLESFDLVFCDCDGVVWYPLQDFIPGSGKALANLERFGKKVTFVTNNSIISVKDHIEKFTKQGQLLVHEDQIVHPAQTICDHLKSINFTGIIYCLATNSFRKVLTDAGFQLTEEQGTDMIKSLKDLNDAVYGGDPVQAVVIDVDFNLSAAKLMRAHIQLQNPKCLFLAGAADAFIPFGKGEVIGPGVFIDVLSQAVGRQPITLGKPGKELRNVLLKRYPDIPASRILFVGDSLTSDIAFARASGYQTLLVLTGGTKLKDVEFLPPGHPQMPDYLTDCLHDLTDIQK; this is translated from the exons ATGAGTTCG TTTAAACAAATTAAGCATCTGAGTCCGAAGGAACGTTTGGACTTCCTTGAATCTTTTGATTTGGTTTTCTGCGACTGCGATG GAGTTGTGTGGTATCCTCTTCAGGACTTTATCCCCGGATCTGGGAAAGCCCTGGCTAACTTGGAGCGCTTTGGAAAAAAAGTTACGTTTGTGACCAACAACAGCATTATTTCTGTAAAGGATCACATAGAAAAGTTTACTAAACAAGGTCAGCTGTTGGTACACGAG GACCAAATAGTTCACCCTGCTCAAACCATTTGCGACCATTTAAAGTCAATTAACTTCACAGGAATTATATATTGCCTTGCCACCAATTCTTTTAGAAAGGTTCTTACGGACGCGGGCTTTCAGTTGACCGAGGAG CAAGGAACCGATATGATCAAGAGTCTCAAGGATTTGAACGATGCCGTATATGGCGGAGATCCCGTCCAGGCAGTCGTAATCGATGTGGACTTTAATTTGTCGGCTGCTAAGTTAATGCGGGCCCACATCCAACTTCAAAATCCAAAGTGCTTATTTCTCGCTGGAGCTGCAGATGCTTTTATACCTTTTGGAAAAGGCGAGGTTATTG GTCCTGGAGTCTTCATCGATGTCTTATCTCAAGCCGTGGGGCGACAACCTATAACTCTCGGAAAACCCGGGAAAGAACTGCGCAATGTCCTATTGAAGCGCTACCCGGATATCCCGGCGAGTCGAATTCTTTTTGTGGGCGACAGCTTGACCAGCGACATAGCTTTCGCCCGCGCCAGTGGCTACCAGACACTGCTCGTCCTCACCGGCGGAACGAAGTTAAAGGACGTGGAGTTTCTACCGCCAGGGCATCCCCAGATGCCGGACTATTTGACTGATTGTTTGCATGATTTAACggatattcaaaaataa
- the LOC108131623 gene encoding chronophin isoform X2 — translation MYNTVPGAPEAFLALKGIGKEAIFVTNNSVRTVEQAVRHFEKIGVPVRPEQITHPAQSTVNYLRGINFQGLIYIIASPPYKAVLREAGFQLIDGPNEIIDDTFQSLAKKIFDQQPVNAVIIDVDFNMSSTKLLRAQLYLRNPECLFIEGATDRLLPLGKGVNIIGPGAFTNILLEASGREPVTLGKPGRELGKLLVENYKIDQPGRVLMVGDMMAQDIVFGRQSGFQTLLVLSGGCTLDQLHSETDPSRIPDFYADSMADVATLLGQSPKSNF, via the exons ATGTACAACACGGTCCCCGGAGCACCGGAGGCATTTTTGGCACTTAAAGGAATTGGGAAAGAAGCGATTTTCGTCACCAATAATAGCGTTCGCACTGTTGAACAAGCCGTTCGTCATTTCGAGAAGATCGGGGTGCCAGTGCGTCCGGAACAGATTACGCACCCGGCCCAGAGCACTGTGAACTACTTGCGCGGAATTAACTTCCAAGGACTCATCTATATCATCGCCAGTCCTCCATACAAGGCGGTACTACGGGAGGCCGGTTTTCAGCTCATTGATGGG CCTAATGAGATTATCGATGACACCTTCCAAAGCCTGGCCAAGAAGATATTCGACCAGCAGCCAGTGAACGCTGTCATAATTGATGTGGATTTCAACATGAGCTCCACGAAGTTGCTGCGGGCCCAGCTATACCTCCGGAATCCGGAGTGCCTGTTTATCGAAGGCGCAACCGACCGCTTACTGCCACTAGGCAAAGGAGTAAACATTATTGGACCCGGGGCCTTCACCAATATCCTGTTGGAGGCAAGCGGGAGAGAGCCTGTCACGTTGGGTAAACCGGGTCGCGAACTTGGGAAGCTGCTTGTTGAGAACTACAAGATTGATCAGCCGGGCCGGGTGCTCATGGTCGGGGATATGATGGCCCAAGACATTGTGTTTGGACGGCAGAGCGGCTTTCAGACGCTGCTCGTCCTTTCCGGCGGCTGTACTCTTGACCAGCTCCATTCGGAGACCGATCCTAGCCGCATTCCCGACTTCTATGCTGATTCCATGGCGGATGTGGCTACGCTCCTCGGTCAGTCACCAAAGtcaaacttttaa
- the LOC108131623 gene encoding chronophin isoform X1: MESGSSPNPQHILQLSEEQKNKFIDSFDRVVSDIDGVIWDMYNTVPGAPEAFLALKGIGKEAIFVTNNSVRTVEQAVRHFEKIGVPVRPEQITHPAQSTVNYLRGINFQGLIYIIASPPYKAVLREAGFQLIDGPNEIIDDTFQSLAKKIFDQQPVNAVIIDVDFNMSSTKLLRAQLYLRNPECLFIEGATDRLLPLGKGVNIIGPGAFTNILLEASGREPVTLGKPGRELGKLLVENYKIDQPGRVLMVGDMMAQDIVFGRQSGFQTLLVLSGGCTLDQLHSETDPSRIPDFYADSMADVATLLGQSPKSNF; encoded by the exons ATGGAGAGCGGCAGCAGT CCCAATCCGCAGCATATCCTGCAACTAAGTGaggagcaaaaaaataaattcatcgATTCCTTCGACCGAGTGGTCAGTGATATTGATGGCGTAATCTGGGACATGTACAACACGGTCCCCGGAGCACCGGAGGCATTTTTGGCACTTAAAGGAATTGGGAAAGAAGCGATTTTCGTCACCAATAATAGCGTTCGCACTGTTGAACAAGCCGTTCGTCATTTCGAGAAGATCGGGGTGCCAGTGCGTCCGGAACAGATTACGCACCCGGCCCAGAGCACTGTGAACTACTTGCGCGGAATTAACTTCCAAGGACTCATCTATATCATCGCCAGTCCTCCATACAAGGCGGTACTACGGGAGGCCGGTTTTCAGCTCATTGATGGG CCTAATGAGATTATCGATGACACCTTCCAAAGCCTGGCCAAGAAGATATTCGACCAGCAGCCAGTGAACGCTGTCATAATTGATGTGGATTTCAACATGAGCTCCACGAAGTTGCTGCGGGCCCAGCTATACCTCCGGAATCCGGAGTGCCTGTTTATCGAAGGCGCAACCGACCGCTTACTGCCACTAGGCAAAGGAGTAAACATTATTGGACCCGGGGCCTTCACCAATATCCTGTTGGAGGCAAGCGGGAGAGAGCCTGTCACGTTGGGTAAACCGGGTCGCGAACTTGGGAAGCTGCTTGTTGAGAACTACAAGATTGATCAGCCGGGCCGGGTGCTCATGGTCGGGGATATGATGGCCCAAGACATTGTGTTTGGACGGCAGAGCGGCTTTCAGACGCTGCTCGTCCTTTCCGGCGGCTGTACTCTTGACCAGCTCCATTCGGAGACCGATCCTAGCCGCATTCCCGACTTCTATGCTGATTCCATGGCGGATGTGGCTACGCTCCTCGGTCAGTCACCAAAGtcaaacttttaa
- the BORCS5 gene encoding BLOC-1-related complex subunit 5, which produces MGAEHSQQRIEVDGHEILDGRQSQGTGAGVGSGATLAAGAGSLNDGSGMVLAAAAATAAANKRRGHRQASGGAPGPASIMIASKQIIAEAASPGSTELSRPPSPPLSVCSDLPYVSYTDRPIGDSPKIRSKPTHMLQQNSALRAAARKSHPGGFTSSIKPKRPQSTASSHNIVIVRPGAIDAGEDVDQDLARLRNIPQFLPVLRESITSATYTRDAEILERLHSQHLVNICTRMQTHLNLCANYVSSEQNHLVERTKVVSNSITTLFASFVDLQKTYASYAEQFVKIRNVSHQLSRCNSLLHENIASLEAINNFLDDEDRLEPFIWRTDDNKLRGEAEGAIGGNSSRLWRL; this is translated from the coding sequence ATGGGCGccgaacactcgcagcagcGGATTGAAGTTGATGGGCACGAAATCCTCGATGGCCGCCAGTCACAAGGAACTGGAGCGGGTGTAGGGTCAGGGGCGACATTGGCCGCAGGCGCAGGCTCACTTAACGATGGTAGCGGCATGGTcctggcagcagcagctgcgaCGGCGGCGGCCAACAAGCGACGTGGCCACCGACAGGCGAGTGGTGGAGCCCCTGGACCTGCTAGTATTATGATAGCAAGCAAGCAGATCATCGCAGAGGCCGCATCCCCCGGGAGCACGGAGCTGAGCAGACCTCCGTCGCCGCCATTGAGCGTCTGCTCCGATCTACCCTACGTCTCTTACACTGATCGTCCCATTGGTGACTCACCAAAGATACGCAGTAAGCCGACGCACATGCTGCAGCAAAACAGTGCCTTGCGCGCGGCTGCCAGGAAGTCCCATCCAGGGGGTTTTACCAGCTCCATTAAGCCAAAACGGCCGCAGTCGACTGCCTCTAGTCACAACATTGTTATAGTGCGGCCCGGGGCTATCGATGCTGGCGAGGATGTGGATCAGGACCTGGCTCGGTTGCGCAACATTCCGCAATTCCTTCCTGTCCTACGCGAGTCGATCACCTCGGCAACGTACACGCGGGATGCAGAAATCCTTGAACGGCTCCACTCGCAGCACCTCGTAAACATATGCACACGCATGCAGACACACCTGAATCTGTGCGCTAACTATGTTTCCAGCGAACAAAACCATCTAGTCGAGCGCACCAAAGTGGTCAGCAACTCGATTACCACCTTGTTCGCCAGCTTCGTGGATTTGCAGAAGACATACGCCTCGTACGCGGAACAATTCGTCAAGATTCGGAACGTTTCCCACCAGCTCAGTCGCTGCAATTCACTGCTGCACGAGAATATTGCTAGCCTTGAAGCCATCAACAACTTCCTTGACGACGAAGACCGCCTGGAGCCTTTCATCTGGCGGACTGACGACAACAAGTTGAGGGGCGAGGCGGAGGGAGCCATTGGGGGCAACAGCAGCCGTTTGTGGCGACTATAA
- the LOC108119388 gene encoding LOW QUALITY PROTEIN: AH receptor-interacting protein (The sequence of the model RefSeq protein was modified relative to this genomic sequence to represent the inferred CDS: substituted 2 bases at 2 genomic stop codons), whose product MRLEMEEQTKMKPIRKEILHPGNAYIELKPGTRVKFHFQTRKVGESRIVDDSRNMCKPMELVMGKKFKLEVWEVMVQQMSLNEVAKFTVHKSLCAQYPFISKTLRDIGKKPEERRHCCGMTLQNEGIGYTDLDDLLQHPIDLEFIFEIISIELPEEYEKDRWQMSDEEKMLATSSLRERGNAFYKASRFSEAEKCYNDAVGIIEQLLLKEKPHDPEWEELAAIKIPLLLNYAQCRLIAGDFYAVIEHCNEVLNLDPRNVKALFRRAKAHAGAWNPMQARRDFIDALALDASLRSTVTKELKSIEEQQHARNVQDRIHMQKLFXNISCANMLLMLLVYWSCYLQRXQLLSLHPFLLVAVLCAHGVVLLCAVGNLLLCCLTLVKLVRALPRPSFSDGVRIGGDRYKRVHVTAFCDNSIS is encoded by the exons ATGCGCCTGGAGATGGAGGAGCAAACCAAGATGAAACCCATTCGAAAGGAAATCTTACACCCAGGCAATGCGTACATCGAGTTGAAGCCAGGCACCAGG GTGAAGTTTCATTTCCAGACACGTAAGGTGGGCGAGTCTCGCATCGTAGACGATAGCCGCAATATGTGCAAGCCGATGGAGCTCGTGATGGGCAAGAAATTCAAGCTGGAGGTCTGGGAGGTGATGGTGCAGCAAATGTCGCTGAACGAGGTGGCCAAGTTTACCGTACACAAATCA CTCTGCGCCCAGTATCCGTTTATTTCCAAAACACTTCGAGACATTGGAAAAAAGCCAGAAGAGCGGCGCCATTGCTGCGGTATGACCCTGCAGAATGAGGGTATCGGCTACACGGACCTGGACGATCTTTTGCAGCACCCCATCGACCTGGAGTTTATCTTTGAGATAATATCTATTGAGCTGCCCGAGGAGTACGAAAAAGATCGTTGGCAAATGTCAGACGAAGAGAAGATGCTGGCCACTAGTAGCCTGCGAGAGCGCGGCAATGCATTTTACAAAGCGAGTCGCTTTTCGGAGGCCGAGAAATGCTACAACGACGCTGTGGGCATCATTGAGCAGTTGTTGCTGAAAGAGAAGCCCCATGATCCCGAGTGGGAAGAGCTTGCTGCAATCAAGATACCGCTGCTGCTGAACTATGCACAGTGCCGACTCATCGCCGGAGACTTTTACGCCGTCATCGAACACTGCAACGAAGTGCTTAACTTGGATCCACGAAATGTTAAAGCATTGTTCCGAAGAGCTAAGGCCCATGCAGGCGCTTGGAATCCAATGCAGGCGCGTCGCGATTTTATCGACGCCTTGGCTTTGGATGCCAGCCTCAGATCCACCGTGACCAAAGAGCTAAAGTCAAttgaggagcagcagcatGCCCGCAACGTCCAAGACCGCATTCACATGCAGAAGCTCTTCTAGAACATAAGTTGTGCCAACATGCTGCTCATGCTGCTGGTCTACTGGAGCTGTTATCTGCAGCGCTAGCAATTACTTTCGCTACACCCCTTTCTATTGGTGGCCGTTCTCTGCGCCCATGGCGTCGTTCTACTGTGTGCCGTCGGCAATCTACTCCTCTGCTGCCTGACCCTCGTGAAGTTAGTGCGGGCACTGCCCCGGCCGAGTTTTTCGGACGGAGTCCGGATCGGAGGCGACCGATACAAGCGGGTTCACGTCACAGCGTTCTGTGACAACAGCATTTCATAA